Proteins encoded in a region of the Dorea longicatena genome:
- a CDS encoding YdcF family protein, translating into MLWQIIFLVTGILSLIYYSAVCIALKKWDSTFSRFWLATGIVGIAGSALIRLYGMPCIVEAMIGISVCFLLIAEIKIIKGMHRNPLGKRKEHFEEDTKTGSATRWIIVLGAQVRGRKITDSLKRRLDCASEYLKEHPEVHVIVSGGQGKDEEVTEAYAMARYLECEGLDRRRIVQEDVSVNTLENLKFSRNLIADVDTPVGIVSNNFHVYRGCVYAKRAGFKEPFPIPASCHPLLFPNYFVRECFAVWKLWLKKY; encoded by the coding sequence ATGCTGTGGCAGATAATATTTCTGGTTACAGGTATCCTGAGTCTCATTTATTACAGTGCGGTCTGTATCGCACTGAAAAAATGGGACTCTACTTTTTCCAGATTCTGGCTGGCGACCGGAATAGTGGGAATTGCAGGGAGTGCGCTGATCCGTTTATATGGAATGCCGTGTATCGTAGAAGCAATGATTGGTATTTCGGTATGTTTTCTTCTGATCGCAGAGATAAAGATCATAAAAGGAATGCACAGAAACCCTTTGGGAAAAAGAAAAGAACACTTTGAAGAAGACACAAAAACAGGATCCGCTACAAGATGGATCATTGTACTGGGAGCGCAGGTAAGAGGCCGGAAGATTACCGATTCACTGAAACGAAGACTGGACTGCGCGTCAGAGTATCTGAAAGAGCATCCGGAAGTACATGTGATCGTCTCCGGAGGACAGGGAAAAGATGAAGAAGTAACAGAAGCGTATGCAATGGCACGTTATCTGGAGTGTGAAGGGCTTGACCGCAGGCGTATTGTGCAGGAGGATGTGTCGGTAAACACACTGGAAAATCTGAAGTTTTCCAGAAACCTTATTGCAGATGTAGATACACCGGTAGGAATTGTCTCAAATAATTTCCATGTATATCGAGGGTGTGTATATGCAAAACGTGCAGGATTTAAGGAGCCGTTTCCGATACCGGCAAGCTGCCATCCATTATTATTCCCAAATTATTTTGTGCGGGAATGTTTTGCGGTCTGGAAGCTGTGGCTGAAAAAATATTGA
- a CDS encoding PLP-dependent aminotransferase family protein, with amino-acid sequence MNELTINLDSRSKKPLYEQIYDYIKSDIQNGRIPYGEKLPSTRALAKHLEVSRSTVELAYEQLLSEGYIESAPYRGFFVAQIDELYQLKKEEKKSERKIEKKKVYQYDFTPNGVDLNSFPYNVWRKLSKDILMDDRTELFRTGDPQGEYGFRSAISNYLYQARGVDCTPDQVLIGAGSDYILMLLGMILGTEHMIAFEDPTYKQAYRVIHTLGYETVPVAMDRHGMKIQDLESTGADIAYVTPSHQYPTGIVMPIGRRMELLKWAYEKDGRYIIEDDYDSEFRYKGKPIPALQGYDAEDKVIYLGTFSKSIAPAIRLSYMVLPKDILKAYRKKGSFVNSTVSKVDQTIVQHFIEEGYYERHLNKTRALYKNRHDVLIEALKPLGDICEISGEHAGVHILLTFKNGQKERNLIEKAKKADIRVYGLSDYRIRKDEKEKATILLGYANMREEDIKEAVAILNQCWRK; translated from the coding sequence ATGAATGAATTAACGATAAATCTAGACAGTCGTTCGAAGAAGCCGCTGTATGAGCAGATTTATGATTATATCAAGTCTGATATCCAGAACGGGAGGATTCCTTACGGGGAAAAACTCCCGTCTACCAGGGCTTTGGCAAAGCATCTGGAAGTCAGCCGCAGCACGGTTGAACTGGCATATGAACAATTATTATCAGAAGGATATATTGAATCTGCCCCATACCGCGGTTTTTTCGTGGCTCAGATTGATGAATTATATCAACTGAAAAAAGAAGAAAAGAAGTCCGAACGGAAAATAGAAAAGAAAAAAGTGTATCAATATGATTTCACGCCGAATGGAGTTGATCTGAACAGCTTTCCGTATAATGTGTGGCGAAAACTGTCAAAAGATATCCTGATGGATGACAGGACAGAATTATTCCGTACAGGGGATCCGCAGGGCGAATATGGTTTCCGGAGTGCTATCAGTAATTATCTGTATCAGGCGCGGGGAGTGGACTGTACACCGGATCAGGTTCTGATCGGCGCGGGGAGTGATTATATTCTGATGTTGCTTGGTATGATCCTCGGAACAGAACATATGATCGCATTTGAAGATCCGACTTATAAACAGGCATACAGAGTGATCCATACACTTGGGTATGAGACGGTTCCTGTGGCGATGGACAGACATGGTATGAAAATACAGGATCTTGAAAGTACGGGAGCTGATATTGCTTATGTAACGCCATCCCATCAGTATCCGACCGGGATTGTTATGCCGATAGGAAGAAGAATGGAGCTTTTGAAATGGGCATATGAAAAAGACGGAAGATATATTATAGAGGATGATTATGACAGTGAATTCCGCTATAAAGGGAAACCGATTCCGGCATTACAGGGATATGATGCGGAAGATAAAGTCATTTACCTTGGAACATTCTCCAAATCCATCGCACCCGCAATACGTCTGAGTTATATGGTATTGCCAAAAGATATTCTGAAAGCATATCGGAAGAAGGGAAGCTTTGTGAATTCTACGGTATCAAAAGTGGATCAGACGATTGTGCAGCACTTTATTGAAGAAGGATATTATGAACGCCATCTGAATAAGACCAGGGCGTTATATAAAAACAGGCATGATGTGTTGATCGAAGCTTTGAAACCACTGGGAGATATCTGTGAGATATCGGGGGAACATGCAGGGGTTCATATCCTGTTAACATTTAAAAACGGACAAAAAGAAAGAAATCTGATCGAGAAGGCGAAAAAAGCAGATATCCGGGTATATGGGCTTTCTGATTACCGGATTCGCAAAGATGAAAAGGAAAAAGCAACCATCCTTCTGGGATATGCGAATATGAGAGAAGAAGATATCAAAGAAGCTGTGGCAATTCTGAATCAATGCTGGAGAAAATAG
- a CDS encoding adenylosuccinate synthase, translated as MVKAVVGANWGDEGKGKITDMLAEQADIIVRFQGGANAGHTIINDYGKFALHTLPSGVFYGHTTSIIGNGVALDVPVLFKEVQSIIDQGVPMPKILVSDRAQMVMSYHKNFDAYEEERLGGKSFGSTKSGIAPFYSDKYAKIGFQVSELFDDELLKEKVVRVAEQKNVLLEHLYHKPLINPDDLYNELQEYKKMIEPFVCDTSLFLNNAIKEGKEVLLEGQLGSLKDPDHGIYPMVTSSSTLAGYGAIGAGIPPYEIKKIVTVCKAYSSAVGAGAFVSEIFGDEADELRRRGGDGGEFGATTGRPRRMGWFDCVASKYGCRMQGTTDVAFTVLDVLGYLDEIPVCVGYDIDGEVTTDFPTTHLLEKAKPVLKKLPGWKSDIRGIKKYEDLPENCRNYIEFVEEQIGYPITMVSNGPERHDIIYRESKFSK; from the coding sequence ATGGTTAAAGCAGTAGTCGGTGCCAACTGGGGCGACGAAGGAAAAGGTAAGATTACAGATATGCTGGCTGAGCAGGCAGATATCATCGTAAGATTCCAGGGAGGCGCGAATGCAGGTCATACAATTATCAATGATTATGGAAAATTTGCACTACACACACTTCCATCAGGAGTATTTTACGGTCATACAACCAGTATTATCGGAAATGGTGTAGCACTGGATGTACCGGTGTTATTCAAGGAAGTGCAGTCTATTATCGATCAGGGAGTTCCGATGCCGAAGATTCTGGTATCTGACCGTGCCCAGATGGTAATGTCTTATCATAAGAATTTTGATGCATACGAAGAAGAGAGACTGGGAGGAAAATCTTTCGGTTCTACAAAATCTGGTATTGCACCATTTTATTCAGACAAATATGCAAAGATTGGATTCCAGGTCAGTGAATTATTTGATGATGAACTGTTAAAAGAGAAAGTTGTCCGTGTGGCAGAACAGAAGAATGTATTACTGGAGCACCTTTATCATAAACCATTGATCAATCCTGATGATTTATATAATGAACTTCAAGAATATAAAAAGATGATCGAACCATTCGTATGTGATACATCTCTTTTCCTGAACAATGCAATCAAAGAAGGAAAAGAAGTATTATTAGAAGGTCAGCTTGGATCACTGAAAGATCCGGATCACGGAATCTATCCAATGGTTACTTCATCTTCTACATTAGCAGGATATGGAGCAATCGGAGCAGGAATCCCTCCATATGAGATCAAGAAAATCGTAACTGTATGTAAAGCATACTCAAGCGCAGTAGGAGCAGGAGCGTTCGTAAGCGAGATCTTCGGTGATGAAGCAGATGAATTAAGACGCCGTGGTGGTGACGGTGGAGAATTCGGAGCAACAACAGGACGTCCGAGAAGAATGGGATGGTTTGACTGTGTAGCTTCTAAGTATGGATGCAGAATGCAGGGAACCACAGATGTTGCATTTACAGTATTAGATGTACTTGGATACCTGGACGAGATCCCGGTATGTGTAGGATACGATATCGATGGAGAAGTAACAACAGACTTCCCGACCACACATCTGTTAGAGAAGGCAAAACCGGTTCTTAAGAAACTTCCGGGATGGAAGAGTGATATCCGTGGAATTAAGAAATACGAAGACCTTCCGGAAAACTGCAGAAACTACATTGAGTTTGTAGAAGAGCAGATCGGATACCCAATTACAATGGTATCGAATGGTCCGGAAAGACATGATATCATTTACAGAGAGTCAAAATTTTCCAAATAA
- the cls gene encoding cardiolipin synthase produces MKEQSKKTVAKKKFFKMVFSRAGIFVILILIQLLVFLGIPYYLKEYATFIYSAMSVMEIVVLVYIINTEGNPAFKMTWMLCVMALPVIGTVFYIYVHLQLETRFVQNRLAALRMETEPYMDQDEKVTEALWASKSANAQLSYYLSHQLGFPTYRNTEVEYFPVGEDKFASMIKELEKAEKFIFMEYFIVEEGIMWDTILEILKRKVNEGVEVRFMYDGMCAFDLLPYSYPKKLQKFGIKCKMSNKIRPFVSTIQNNRDHRKICVIDGQTGYVGGVNLADEYINEKERFGHWKDTAVLLRGDAVQSLTMIFLQMWDVDMRGVEPYGKYLTKKAESLNDRLGYVIPYADSPFDHENVGEEVYFHILNHAKKYVHIMTPYLILDNEMLTTLIRAAKSGIEVIIIMPHIPDKWYAFAVAKTYYKELIEGGVQIYEYTPGFVHAKVFVSDDDTATVGSINLDFRSLYLHFENGVFIYDNPEVQKVEEDFQNTLAKCHKVTVTEVRNRGVLMKVAGQVLRLVAPLM; encoded by the coding sequence ATGAAAGAACAAAGCAAAAAGACGGTGGCAAAGAAGAAATTTTTTAAAATGGTGTTCAGCCGTGCCGGGATTTTTGTCATATTGATTCTGATACAGTTACTGGTATTCTTAGGAATTCCATACTATCTGAAAGAGTATGCAACCTTTATATACAGTGCGATGAGCGTGATGGAAATCGTTGTTCTTGTATATATCATTAATACAGAAGGGAACCCGGCATTTAAAATGACCTGGATGCTGTGTGTGATGGCACTTCCGGTTATAGGAACGGTATTTTATATCTATGTACATCTGCAGCTGGAGACGAGATTTGTACAGAACAGACTTGCGGCACTTCGTATGGAGACAGAACCTTATATGGATCAGGATGAGAAGGTTACAGAGGCACTCTGGGCAAGCAAATCGGCAAATGCACAGCTGTCTTATTATCTGTCACATCAACTTGGATTTCCGACCTACCGCAATACGGAAGTCGAATATTTCCCGGTGGGAGAGGATAAATTTGCTTCTATGATTAAAGAGCTGGAAAAAGCAGAGAAGTTCATTTTCATGGAATATTTCATTGTAGAGGAAGGAATTATGTGGGATACAATCCTGGAGATCCTGAAACGGAAAGTGAACGAAGGTGTAGAAGTCAGGTTCATGTATGATGGAATGTGTGCATTTGATCTGCTGCCGTACAGTTACCCTAAGAAACTTCAGAAATTCGGGATCAAGTGCAAAATGTCCAATAAGATCCGGCCTTTTGTGTCTACAATCCAGAATAACCGCGATCATAGAAAAATCTGTGTGATCGATGGGCAGACAGGGTATGTAGGTGGTGTGAATCTGGCTGATGAATATATCAATGAAAAAGAACGATTCGGTCACTGGAAAGATACAGCTGTTCTGTTAAGAGGAGATGCGGTCCAGAGCCTGACAATGATATTCCTGCAGATGTGGGATGTAGATATGCGTGGTGTTGAGCCTTATGGAAAATATCTTACAAAAAAAGCGGAATCACTGAATGACAGACTGGGATACGTGATCCCATATGCGGACAGTCCGTTTGACCATGAGAACGTAGGAGAAGAGGTGTATTTCCATATCCTGAATCATGCGAAGAAGTATGTGCATATCATGACTCCGTATCTGATACTGGATAATGAGATGCTGACAACACTTATACGTGCAGCCAAAAGTGGTATTGAAGTGATCATCATCATGCCGCATATTCCGGATAAATGGTATGCATTCGCGGTAGCAAAGACATATTATAAAGAATTGATTGAAGGCGGAGTGCAGATCTATGAGTATACACCTGGATTTGTACATGCGAAAGTATTTGTATCTGATGATGATACGGCAACAGTAGGCAGTATCAATCTGGATTTCCGGAGTCTCTATCTGCATTTTGAAAACGGAGTATTTATTTATGATAATCCGGAGGTTCAGAAAGTAGAAGAAGACTTCCAGAATACCCTGGCAAAATGTCACAAAGTGACAGTGACCGAGGTGAGAAACAGAGGAGTTCTTATGAAGGTAGCCGGGCAGGTGTTAAGACTGGTTGCGCCTTTAATGTAA
- a CDS encoding SEC-C metal-binding domain-containing protein: MSTLYQQWQNIAYDETADRSQLEKFWGTYFQIEKEIYEKLLSNPDEVVKGTVKELAEKFGQEVLTMIGFLDGINESLLIEIDLDTVEEDTVVSLAFDKERLYKNMVAAKADWLYELPQWKEIFSEEELKKFYKEQKESTTIRKPKKIGRNDPCPCGSGKKYKKCCGR; this comes from the coding sequence ATGAGTACATTATATCAGCAGTGGCAGAACATCGCTTATGACGAAACTGCAGACAGAAGTCAGTTAGAAAAATTCTGGGGAACTTATTTCCAGATTGAGAAAGAAATTTATGAAAAGCTTCTTTCTAATCCGGATGAAGTTGTAAAAGGAACAGTAAAAGAATTGGCTGAGAAATTCGGACAGGAAGTTCTGACAATGATCGGTTTCCTGGATGGTATCAATGAAAGTCTTCTGATCGAGATCGATCTTGATACAGTAGAAGAAGATACAGTAGTAAGTCTTGCATTTGACAAGGAAAGACTGTATAAGAATATGGTAGCGGCAAAAGCTGACTGGCTGTATGAACTTCCACAGTGGAAAGAGATTTTCTCAGAAGAAGAACTGAAGAAATTCTACAAAGAACAGAAGGAATCTACAACAATCCGCAAACCTAAAAAGATCGGAAGAAATGATCCATGCCCGTGCGGATCAGGAAAAAAATATAAAAAATGCTGTGGCAGATAA
- a CDS encoding glutamine--tRNA ligase/YqeY domain fusion protein → MGEETTVSKNFIEQEIDKDLAEGVYSEVCTRFPPEPNGYLHIGHAKSILLNSGLAKKYNGTFHLRFDDTNPMKEDMEFVESIKEDVKWLGADWGDHLYFASNYFDQMYECAVKLIKKGKAFVCDLTAEEMREYRGTLTEPGKNSPYRDRSVEENLRLFEEMKDGKYQDGEKVLRAKIDMASPNINMRDPIIYRVAHMTHHNTGDKWCIYPMYDFAHPIEDAIEHITHSICTLEFEDHRPLYDWVVKECEFDPAPRQIEFSKLYLTNVVTGKRYIKKLVMDGIVDGWDDPRLVSIAALRRRGFTPESIKMFVEMCGVSKSQSSVDYAMLEYCIREDLKMKKPRMMAVLDPIKLVIDNYPEGEVEYLDVENNLENPELGMRKVPFGRELYIERNDFMIEPPKKYFRLFPGNEVRLMHAYFVKCVSYETDAEGNVTVVHCTYDPETKCGTGFTGRKVKGTIHWVSAPQAKKAEVRLYENLIDEEKGVYNKEDGSLNLNPNSLQILKECYVEDSFNEAGPCDSFQFVRNGYFCIDSKDSTPENLVFNRIVSLKSSFKLPKK, encoded by the coding sequence ATGGGAGAAGAAACAACAGTTTCCAAAAATTTTATTGAACAGGAAATAGATAAAGATCTTGCAGAAGGAGTGTACAGTGAAGTATGTACAAGATTCCCACCGGAACCAAACGGATATCTGCATATCGGACATGCAAAGTCTATTCTTTTGAACTCAGGACTTGCAAAGAAGTATAATGGAACATTTCATCTGAGATTTGACGATACGAATCCGATGAAAGAAGATATGGAATTCGTAGAGTCTATTAAAGAAGATGTAAAATGGTTAGGCGCTGACTGGGGAGATCATCTCTATTTTGCATCTAACTATTTTGATCAGATGTATGAGTGTGCCGTAAAACTGATTAAGAAGGGAAAAGCATTTGTCTGTGATCTGACGGCAGAAGAGATGCGTGAATATCGTGGAACGCTGACAGAGCCTGGAAAGAACAGTCCGTACCGTGACCGTTCGGTAGAAGAGAACTTAAGACTTTTCGAAGAGATGAAAGACGGCAAGTATCAGGACGGAGAGAAAGTCTTACGTGCAAAGATCGATATGGCATCGCCGAATATTAACATGCGTGATCCGATCATCTACCGTGTGGCTCATATGACACACCATAACACCGGAGATAAATGGTGCATCTATCCAATGTATGATTTTGCTCATCCAATCGAAGATGCGATCGAACATATCACACATTCTATCTGTACGCTGGAATTTGAAGACCACAGACCATTATATGACTGGGTTGTGAAAGAATGTGAATTTGATCCGGCACCGAGACAGATTGAATTTTCAAAGCTGTATCTGACAAATGTCGTTACAGGTAAGAGATACATTAAGAAACTGGTTATGGATGGTATCGTAGACGGATGGGATGATCCGCGACTGGTATCAATAGCAGCCCTTAGAAGAAGAGGATTCACACCGGAATCTATCAAGATGTTTGTTGAGATGTGTGGAGTATCCAAGAGCCAGAGCTCTGTAGACTATGCAATGCTTGAGTACTGTATCCGTGAGGATCTGAAGATGAAGAAGCCTCGTATGATGGCAGTTCTTGATCCGATCAAACTGGTAATTGATAACTATCCGGAGGGAGAAGTTGAGTATCTGGATGTAGAGAATAACCTGGAGAATCCGGAACTTGGTATGAGAAAAGTGCCATTTGGTCGTGAGCTTTATATTGAGCGTAATGATTTTATGATCGAGCCACCGAAGAAGTATTTCCGTCTTTTCCCTGGCAATGAAGTACGTCTGATGCATGCATATTTTGTAAAATGTGTAAGTTACGAGACGGATGCCGAAGGAAATGTAACGGTTGTTCACTGTACTTATGATCCGGAGACAAAATGTGGAACAGGATTTACCGGACGTAAAGTGAAGGGAACAATCCACTGGGTAAGTGCTCCACAGGCAAAGAAAGCAGAAGTAAGATTATATGAGAATCTGATCGATGAAGAGAAGGGTGTATATAATAAAGAAGACGGTTCCCTGAATCTGAATCCGAATTCACTGCAGATTTTAAAGGAGTGCTATGTAGAAGACAGCTTTAACGAAGCAGGTCCGTGCGACAGCTTCCAGTTTGTAAGAAACGGATATTTCTGTATCGATTCGAAAGATTCTACACCGGAGAATCTGGTATTTAACCGTATCGTATCGCTGAAGAGTTCATTTAAGCTGCCTAAAAAATAA
- the thrS gene encoding threonine--tRNA ligase produces the protein MKITLKDGSFKEYEGSMSVLDITKDISEGLARVATSARVNGEVVDLRHVVSEDCELEILTFDNEEGKGAFWHTTSHIMAQAIKRLYPDTKLAIGPSIENGFYYDVDRETPFVAEDLEKIEKEMKKIVKEALPIERFTKTREEAIAYFKEKDEPYKVELIEDLPEGEEISFYQQGEFVDLCAGPHLMTTKPVKAFKLTSLAGAYWRGSEKNKMLTRIYGISYPKKALLDEYLTMLEEAKRRDHRKLGKELGLFMMCEEGPGFPFFLPKGMVLKNTLLDYWRELHKKAGYVEVSTPIILSRHLWETSGHWDHYKENMYTTQIDGEDFAIKPMNCPGGMLVYKAEPRSYKDLPLRVGELGLVHRHEKSGQLHGLMRVRCFTQDDAHIFMMPEQIRDEIKGVVALIDEVYQLFGFKYHVELSTRPEDSMGSDEDWELATEGLRGALNDLGLDYVVNEGDGAFYGPKIDFHLTDSIGRTWQCGTIQLDMQLPQRFELEYTGADGEKHRPIMIHRVAFGSIERFIGILIEHFAGAFPTWLAPVQVKVLPISDKHLEYGQKVLDTLNAAGIRAEIDTRAEKIGYKIREAQMQKIPYMLVVGAKEEEENLVSVRSRFAGDEGQKSLDEFVASVTEEIATRARREVVKEEN, from the coding sequence ATGAAAATTACATTAAAAGATGGATCTTTCAAAGAGTATGAAGGAAGTATGTCAGTACTGGATATTACAAAAGATATCAGCGAAGGTCTGGCAAGAGTGGCGACTTCTGCAAGAGTTAATGGTGAAGTAGTAGATCTCAGACACGTTGTAAGCGAAGATTGTGAACTGGAGATTCTTACATTTGATAATGAAGAAGGAAAGGGTGCATTCTGGCATACAACATCTCACATCATGGCACAGGCGATCAAACGTCTGTATCCAGATACAAAGCTTGCAATCGGACCATCAATCGAGAATGGATTCTACTATGATGTAGACCGCGAGACACCATTTGTAGCAGAAGATCTGGAAAAGATTGAAAAAGAGATGAAGAAGATCGTCAAAGAGGCTCTTCCGATCGAAAGATTTACAAAGACAAGAGAAGAAGCAATCGCATATTTCAAAGAAAAAGACGAACCATATAAAGTAGAGTTGATCGAAGATCTCCCGGAAGGAGAAGAGATCAGCTTTTATCAGCAGGGAGAATTTGTTGATTTATGTGCAGGACCACACTTGATGACAACAAAGCCTGTAAAAGCATTCAAGCTTACAAGCCTTGCAGGTGCTTACTGGAGAGGCAGCGAAAAGAACAAGATGCTTACAAGAATCTACGGTATCTCTTATCCGAAGAAAGCACTGTTAGACGAATATCTGACCATGCTTGAAGAAGCAAAAAGACGTGACCACAGAAAACTTGGTAAAGAACTTGGACTTTTCATGATGTGCGAAGAAGGTCCTGGATTCCCGTTCTTCCTTCCAAAGGGAATGGTTCTTAAGAATACACTGCTTGACTACTGGAGAGAACTTCACAAAAAAGCAGGTTATGTAGAAGTATCTACACCAATTATCTTAAGCAGACACCTCTGGGAGACATCCGGACACTGGGATCACTATAAAGAGAATATGTACACAACACAGATTGATGGAGAGGACTTTGCAATTAAGCCAATGAACTGTCCGGGTGGAATGCTTGTATACAAAGCAGAACCGCGTTCATATAAAGATCTTCCGCTTCGTGTCGGAGAACTCGGATTGGTTCACCGTCATGAAAAATCAGGACAGTTACATGGTCTGATGCGTGTACGCTGTTTCACACAGGATGATGCACATATCTTCATGATGCCGGAACAGATCCGTGACGAGATCAAAGGTGTTGTAGCTCTGATCGATGAGGTATATCAGTTGTTCGGATTCAAATATCACGTAGAACTTTCCACACGTCCGGAAGACAGCATGGGAAGTGATGAAGACTGGGAACTTGCAACAGAAGGTCTTCGTGGTGCGCTTAATGACCTTGGTCTTGACTATGTGGTAAATGAAGGAGACGGAGCATTCTACGGACCGAAGATCGACTTCCATCTGACAGACTCTATCGGAAGAACATGGCAGTGCGGAACTATCCAGCTGGATATGCAGCTTCCACAGAGATTCGAACTGGAATACACAGGAGCAGATGGTGAGAAACACCGTCCGATCATGATCCACCGTGTAGCATTTGGATCTATCGAGAGATTTATCGGAATCCTGATCGAGCATTTCGCAGGAGCATTCCCTACATGGCTTGCACCGGTACAGGTTAAGGTACTTCCAATCTCAGATAAACATCTGGAATATGGACAGAAAGTACTGGATACATTGAATGCGGCAGGTATCCGTGCAGAAATCGATACACGTGCAGAGAAGATAGGATATAAGATCCGTGAGGCTCAGATGCAGAAGATTCCTTATATGCTTGTAGTAGGAGCAAAAGAAGAGGAAGAAAATCTGGTATCTGTAAGAAGCAGATTCGCAGGAGACGAAGGACAGAAGAGCCTGGATGAGTTCGTAGCATCTGTTACAGAAGAGATTGCAACAAGAGCAAGACGTGAAGTCGTAAAAGAAGAAAACTAA
- a CDS encoding MATE family efflux transporter yields MKKMKTMTEGVIWKEILFFAIPLILGNLFQQLYNTVDSIIVGNYVGSNALAAVGSSGAIINLLIGFCIGASTGAGVVISQFYGAKNTEGVRKAVHTTMAIALVAGVLLTVIGITVTPSMLRLMGTPDKVFEQSVIYLQVYFGGSLFSVVYNMSAGVLNAVGNSRRSLVYLMIAAISNIFLDLIMVVGLKLGIVGAALATDISQLISCIFIWGFLIRSEDVYKLKIKEIRCYDHLLSKIIRIGIPTGIQNIVISLSNLIVQTSVNSFGATVMAGFAAYIKIDGFNILPVLSISMAATTFAGQNIGARKPDRVRKGMYISTVMGAGYSVLTGIMLLIFAPQVIGVFTTNQKVVEYGVYIMRYFCPFYWMLGILHVLGGTIRGTGKTMQAMVVFLVSLCGFRVIWIAGTMAWTRSLGHVMMCYPTSWLLGMLLMLLYVRKGKWMDL; encoded by the coding sequence ATGAAAAAAATGAAGACAATGACAGAGGGCGTGATCTGGAAAGAAATACTTTTTTTTGCAATCCCGCTGATTCTGGGGAATTTGTTTCAACAGTTATATAATACGGTGGATTCGATTATTGTCGGCAACTATGTGGGAAGTAACGCACTGGCAGCAGTCGGATCCAGCGGTGCGATCATTAACCTGCTGATCGGTTTCTGCATAGGAGCATCGACTGGTGCAGGTGTTGTGATCTCGCAGTTTTATGGGGCTAAAAATACAGAAGGCGTGAGGAAGGCCGTACATACTACGATGGCGATCGCGCTGGTAGCAGGAGTGCTTCTGACTGTAATCGGAATTACAGTGACACCATCGATGCTGCGCCTGATGGGAACACCGGACAAGGTATTTGAACAGTCGGTAATCTATCTGCAGGTATATTTTGGCGGAAGTTTATTTTCGGTAGTTTACAATATGTCGGCGGGTGTTCTGAATGCCGTGGGCAATTCCAGACGTTCCCTGGTATACCTGATGATCGCAGCGATTTCAAATATATTCCTGGATCTGATCATGGTTGTCGGACTGAAACTTGGAATCGTTGGCGCGGCACTGGCTACGGATATCAGTCAGTTGATATCATGCATTTTTATATGGGGATTTCTGATCAGAAGTGAAGATGTATATAAGTTGAAGATTAAGGAAATCCGCTGCTATGACCATCTGCTTTCCAAAATCATCCGTATCGGAATCCCGACGGGAATCCAGAATATTGTAATTTCACTTTCGAATTTGATCGTACAGACGAGCGTGAATAGTTTCGGGGCAACGGTTATGGCCGGATTTGCAGCATATATAAAGATTGATGGATTTAACATCCTTCCGGTATTGAGCATCAGTATGGCCGCAACTACATTTGCGGGACAGAATATTGGCGCCAGAAAGCCGGACAGAGTCAGAAAAGGAATGTATATATCTACTGTGATGGGGGCTGGCTATTCGGTGTTAACCGGGATTATGTTGCTGATATTTGCTCCACAGGTGATAGGTGTCTTTACGACGAACCAGAAGGTTGTGGAGTATGGTGTATATATTATGAGGTATTTCTGTCCGTTTTACTGGATGCTTGGAATTCTGCATGTGCTGGGAGGAACGATACGAGGAACAGGCAAGACGATGCAGGCAATGGTCGTATTTCTGGTATCTTTGTGTGGATTCCGTGTGATATGGATCGCGGGAACAATGGCATGGACAAGAAGTCTCGGACATGTGATGATGTGTTATCCGACGTCCTGGCTTCTGGGAATGCTACTGATGCTTTTGTATGTAAGGAAAGGAAAATGGATGGATCTGTAA